One genomic window of Actinoalloteichus hoggarensis includes the following:
- a CDS encoding glutathione S-transferase family protein, protein MSGAQFGAETSAGGEFVRQANRFTDRITESGSSGRVVEPGRYRLVVSKACPWAHRSIIVHRLLGLADVLSVGVVDPIRDERGWRFTLDPGGRDPVLGIEYLAEAYRARDPEFTGRVTVPSVVDVRTGEVVTNDYPRISLDLSTEWAAFHRPGAPDLYPTAARAEIDEVVEPIFRKVNNGVYRAGFATSQEAYDEAFADLFGELDRLSDRLAGRRYLVGESITEADIRLFTTLVRFDAVYHGHFKCNRDKLTELPVLWDYARDLFQTPGFGDTVDFDHIKRHYYQTHDRINPTRIVPAGPDLAGWHSPHGRETLGGSPFGDGTPPPA, encoded by the coding sequence ATGTCTGGTGCGCAGTTCGGGGCGGAGACCTCGGCGGGCGGCGAGTTCGTCCGACAGGCGAACCGCTTCACCGATCGCATCACCGAGTCAGGCTCCTCGGGCCGCGTCGTGGAGCCGGGCCGCTATCGACTGGTGGTGTCGAAGGCCTGCCCGTGGGCGCATCGATCGATCATCGTGCACCGACTCCTCGGCCTGGCCGACGTGCTGTCCGTCGGCGTCGTCGACCCGATCCGGGACGAACGGGGCTGGCGCTTCACCCTCGATCCCGGCGGCCGCGATCCGGTGCTGGGCATCGAGTACCTCGCCGAGGCCTACCGCGCCCGCGACCCCGAGTTCACCGGCCGGGTCACCGTGCCCAGCGTGGTGGACGTCAGGACCGGGGAGGTCGTGACCAACGACTACCCGCGGATCTCGCTGGACCTCTCGACCGAATGGGCCGCGTTCCACCGTCCCGGCGCCCCGGACCTGTACCCGACGGCGGCTCGGGCGGAGATCGACGAGGTGGTCGAGCCGATCTTCCGCAAGGTCAACAACGGCGTCTACCGAGCGGGCTTCGCCACCTCGCAGGAGGCCTACGACGAGGCGTTCGCCGATCTCTTCGGCGAGCTGGATCGACTGTCGGACCGACTGGCCGGGCGCCGATATCTGGTGGGCGAGTCCATCACCGAGGCGGACATCCGACTGTTCACCACCCTGGTCCGCTTCGACGCCGTCTACCACGGTCACTTCAAGTGCAATCGCGACAAGCTCACCGAGCTGCCGGTGCTGTGGGACTACGCCCGAGACCTGTTCCAGACGCCGGGCTTCGGCGACACGGTGGACTTCGACCACATCAAGCGGCACTACTACCAGACGCACGACCGGATCAACCCCACCCGCATCGTCCCGGCGGGACCTGATCTCGCGGGCTGGCACTCACCCCACGGCCGGGAGACGCTCGGCGGCAGTCCCTTCGGCGACGGCACCCCGCCGCCCGCCTGA
- a CDS encoding helical backbone metal receptor — protein sequence MIRRDDLGAAVPVPRPPRRVVSLVPSLTETVASVAPGALIGATDYCVHPPDLDVVRVGGSKYPVVAEVRRLAPDLVLANGEESRPQDVAELRAHGIPVWVTAAPATVPEALGSLRRLLREVFDVAPPAWWRTAASNWARLPSVRARAVIPVWRRPWVVLGPDTFAGDVLRRLGVANACEGDPSEGAPADGDRYPRPSLDELRGLFRDGAADLVVLPDEPYAFHASDGPEAFPGMPAALISGRHLTWHGPSLAEAAAVLRAALDPVLDRIADAGDAARSASAE from the coding sequence GTGATCCGCCGGGACGATCTCGGCGCCGCCGTCCCGGTGCCCCGGCCGCCGAGGCGGGTGGTCTCGCTGGTCCCGTCGCTCACCGAGACGGTGGCCTCCGTCGCGCCGGGCGCCCTGATCGGCGCCACCGACTACTGCGTGCATCCGCCCGATCTGGACGTGGTCCGGGTGGGCGGTTCGAAGTACCCGGTGGTGGCCGAGGTGCGGCGGCTGGCTCCGGACCTGGTCCTGGCCAACGGCGAGGAGAGCAGGCCGCAGGACGTCGCGGAGCTGCGGGCCCACGGCATCCCGGTGTGGGTCACGGCGGCTCCGGCGACCGTGCCCGAGGCGCTCGGCTCGCTGCGGCGACTGCTTCGCGAGGTGTTCGACGTCGCTCCGCCCGCCTGGTGGCGAACGGCGGCCTCGAACTGGGCCCGGCTGCCCTCGGTCCGCGCCAGGGCGGTGATCCCGGTGTGGCGCAGGCCGTGGGTCGTCCTCGGCCCGGACACGTTCGCCGGCGACGTGCTGCGCAGACTGGGCGTGGCCAACGCCTGTGAGGGCGACCCGTCGGAGGGCGCTCCCGCCGACGGTGATCGGTACCCGAGGCCGTCGCTCGACGAGCTGCGGGGTCTCTTCCGGGACGGTGCGGCCGACCTGGTGGTGCTGCCCGACGAGCCCTACGCCTTTCACGCCTCGGACGGCCCGGAGGCCTTCCCCGGCATGCCCGCGGCCCTGATCTCGGGCCGACACCTCACCTGGCACGGCCCGTCGCTCGCCGAGGCCGCCGCCGTGCTGCGCGCGGCCCTCGACCCGGTGCTCGACCGGATCGCCGACGCGGGCGACGCCGCTCGGTCCGCGTCCGCGGAGTGA
- the panB gene encoding 3-methyl-2-oxobutanoate hydroxymethyltransferase, whose protein sequence is MPEVREDEQPAPYGGGAGAPRPTRRVRVHHLREMKERGEAWPMLTAYDMYTAKIFDEAGIPVLLVGDSAANNVYGYESSLPVSVDELLPLVRAVTRSANRALVVADLPFGSYQASPEQALATSVRMMKEGRAHAVKLEGGRRFAPQVEALTSAGIPVMGHIGFTPQSEHGLGGYRVQGRGAGADALVADAVALEAAGAFAVVLEMVPAEAAKRVTAELSIPTVGIGAGPDCDAQVLVWQDMAGLNQGRSPRFVKRYADVAGVLSQAAREFAAEVRGGAFPAEEHSFH, encoded by the coding sequence ATGCCCGAGGTTCGTGAGGACGAGCAGCCCGCGCCGTATGGCGGCGGTGCAGGCGCCCCCAGGCCGACCCGGCGAGTACGGGTACATCATCTGCGGGAGATGAAGGAGCGCGGCGAGGCCTGGCCGATGCTCACCGCCTACGACATGTACACCGCGAAGATCTTCGACGAGGCGGGCATTCCCGTGCTGCTGGTCGGCGATTCGGCGGCCAACAACGTGTACGGATACGAGAGCTCCCTTCCGGTGAGCGTCGACGAGCTCCTGCCGCTCGTCCGGGCGGTCACCCGCTCGGCGAACCGGGCGCTGGTCGTCGCGGACCTGCCCTTCGGCAGCTACCAGGCGTCCCCGGAACAGGCGCTGGCCACGTCCGTCCGGATGATGAAGGAGGGCCGCGCCCACGCGGTCAAGCTGGAGGGCGGCAGGCGATTCGCCCCGCAGGTCGAGGCGCTGACCTCGGCGGGCATCCCGGTGATGGGCCACATCGGCTTCACCCCGCAGAGCGAACACGGCCTGGGCGGATATCGGGTGCAGGGACGGGGCGCGGGCGCCGACGCGCTCGTGGCCGACGCAGTGGCGTTGGAGGCGGCCGGCGCCTTCGCCGTCGTGCTGGAGATGGTGCCCGCCGAGGCCGCGAAGCGCGTGACGGCCGAGCTCTCGATCCCCACCGTCGGCATCGGCGCGGGCCCGGACTGCGATGCGCAGGTGCTCGTCTGGCAGGACATGGCCGGCCTCAACCAAGGGCGTTCGCCTCGTTTCGTGAAGCGCTATGCCGACGTCGCGGGCGTGCTGTCCCAGGCGGCGCGCGAGTTCGCCGCCGAGGTACGCGGCGGGGCGTTCCCGGCCGAGGAGCACTCCTTCCACTGA